A section of the Kribbella sp. HUAS MG21 genome encodes:
- the nucS gene encoding endonuclease NucS: MRLVIATCSVDYSGRLTAHLPMAPRLLMVKADGSVLIHADGGSYKPLNWMSPPCKLTEEEGVWSVTNKAGEELRITIEEVHSDTSYELGTDPGLIKDGVEAHLQELLAEHVHTFGDGWTLVRREYPTAIGPVDLLLRDSDGRHVAVEIKRRGEIDGVEQLTRYVELLNRDPLLAPVRGIFAAQLIKPQAQFLATDRGLECLTVDYDALRGMESDVLRLF; the protein is encoded by the coding sequence GTGCGCTTGGTGATTGCTACGTGTTCTGTGGACTACTCGGGGCGGCTGACGGCTCATCTGCCGATGGCGCCGCGGCTGCTGATGGTGAAGGCGGACGGGTCGGTGCTGATCCACGCCGACGGCGGGTCGTACAAGCCGCTGAACTGGATGTCGCCGCCGTGCAAGCTCACCGAGGAGGAAGGTGTCTGGAGCGTCACCAACAAGGCCGGTGAGGAGCTCCGGATCACCATCGAGGAGGTGCACAGCGACACGTCGTACGAGCTCGGGACCGACCCCGGGCTGATCAAGGACGGTGTCGAGGCGCACCTGCAGGAGCTGCTCGCGGAGCACGTGCACACGTTCGGCGACGGCTGGACGCTGGTACGGCGGGAGTACCCGACGGCGATCGGCCCGGTCGACCTGCTGCTCCGCGACTCCGACGGCCGGCACGTCGCGGTCGAGATCAAGCGCCGCGGCGAGATCGACGGCGTCGAGCAGCTGACCAGGTACGTCGAACTGCTCAACCGCGACCCCTTGCTCGCACCGGTCCGCGGCATCTTCGCGGCGCAGCTGATCAAGCCGCAGGCCCAGTTCCTGGCCACCGACCGCGGCCTGGAGTGCCTGACCGTCGACTACGACGCGCTGCGCGGCATGGAGTCGGACGTCCTCAGGCTGTTCTGA
- a CDS encoding class I SAM-dependent methyltransferase, whose amino-acid sequence MNLMCPARIVLLPGDVQEAAVAERVAQVYAGPFEAAAGARLAERLGVRLTVVPELTQRPEAELQAIADLHRGEAVVVLGLDLGLRLPAVVEHTGDGWTRVASDNEVTLASYEQAAGKFRDSIPKEPNHALVDLLAERLEPGGRVLELGSGTGKDALELENRGYVVRRTDAAQAFVEMMRADGHAADRLNAITDDFGGRYDAVYASAVFLHFDRAQLDGVLRKAARTAPLLAFATREGKGEEWSNRHLDLPRHFVLWQEEPLRDLLTATGWSVERLERTDSRIGTWLQILALRS is encoded by the coding sequence ATGAATCTCATGTGTCCGGCGCGGATCGTGCTGCTGCCGGGGGATGTCCAGGAGGCGGCGGTCGCGGAGCGGGTTGCCCAGGTGTACGCCGGGCCGTTCGAGGCGGCGGCGGGAGCGCGGCTGGCGGAGCGGCTGGGCGTGCGGTTGACCGTCGTACCGGAGTTGACGCAGCGGCCGGAGGCCGAGCTGCAGGCGATCGCGGACCTGCACCGGGGCGAGGCGGTGGTGGTCCTCGGGCTGGACCTCGGGCTCCGGTTGCCGGCCGTCGTCGAGCACACCGGTGACGGCTGGACCCGGGTCGCGTCGGACAACGAGGTCACGCTCGCGTCGTACGAGCAGGCAGCGGGCAAGTTCCGCGACTCGATCCCGAAGGAACCGAACCACGCGCTCGTCGACCTGCTCGCCGAACGCCTCGAACCGGGCGGCCGGGTGCTGGAACTCGGCAGCGGCACCGGCAAGGACGCGCTCGAGCTGGAGAACCGCGGGTACGTCGTCCGCCGTACCGACGCCGCCCAGGCGTTCGTCGAGATGATGCGGGCCGACGGGCACGCCGCCGACCGCCTGAACGCGATCACCGACGACTTCGGCGGCCGGTACGACGCCGTGTACGCCAGTGCCGTGTTCCTGCACTTCGACCGCGCGCAACTGGACGGCGTACTGCGGAAGGCCGCGCGGACGGCGCCGCTGCTGGCGTTCGCCACCCGCGAGGGCAAGGGCGAGGAGTGGTCGAACCGGCACCTCGACCTGCCACGGCACTTCGTCCTCTGGCAGGAAGAACCGCTCCGTGATCTGCTGACCGCGACCGGCTGGTCCGTCGAACGCCTGGAACGCACCGACTCCCGGATCGGCACCTGGCTCCAGATCCTGGCGCTGCGCTCGTGA
- a CDS encoding 3-hydroxybutyryl-CoA dehydrogenase — MARELTTVGVVGLGTMGAGIAEVFARNGLRVVGVERDEDAAERGRGHIQHSTDRAVKRGKLSVEDQQALFDRVTFATSLEALADCDLVIEAVVERLELKREIFGALDKIVREDAILATNTSSLSVTEISVATQRPRRVVGMHFFNPAPVQEFVEVIKTVVTEPDVVEDVQALARRLDKVPVVAADRAGFIANALLFGYLNHAVSMVESKYATREDVDAAMRLGCGYPMGPLALLDLIGLDTAYEILDTMYKQGRNRLHAPAPILKQMVTAGLLGRKTGRGFYTYEAPDSPVVVDDEHTPVRNGDEVAVRPVKQVGVVGSGTMAVGIVEVLAKAGYDVLYVARGTEKVDRVRSVLERSLEKGVQRGKLSSEERDAALRRVTGTAKLDDLAGVDLVIEAVVEELSVKQALFETFDEICKPGAILATTTSSLPVIDLAMATKRPADVVGLHFFNPAPVMQLVEVVSTVSTSAEVADTVAAVAVAAGKHPVRCGDRAGFIVNALLFPYLNDAVRMLEAHYSGVDDIDAAMKLGCRLPMGPFELLDVVGLDVSLAIQRTLYLEFREPGFAPAPLLEHLVTAGYLGRKTGRGFRDYTS; from the coding sequence ATGGCTCGGGAATTGACGACGGTCGGTGTGGTGGGTCTCGGCACGATGGGCGCCGGGATCGCCGAGGTGTTCGCGCGCAACGGCCTGCGGGTGGTCGGCGTCGAGCGGGACGAGGACGCCGCCGAGCGCGGCCGCGGCCACATCCAGCACTCGACCGACCGCGCCGTGAAGCGCGGCAAGCTGTCGGTCGAGGACCAGCAGGCATTGTTCGACCGGGTCACGTTCGCCACTTCGCTGGAGGCGCTCGCCGACTGCGACCTGGTCATCGAGGCCGTCGTCGAGCGGCTCGAGCTGAAGCGCGAGATCTTCGGCGCGCTGGACAAGATCGTCCGCGAGGACGCGATCCTGGCCACCAACACCTCCTCGCTGTCGGTCACCGAGATCTCGGTCGCCACCCAGCGCCCGCGCCGGGTCGTCGGCATGCACTTCTTCAACCCCGCACCCGTGCAGGAGTTCGTCGAGGTGATCAAGACCGTGGTCACCGAGCCGGACGTGGTCGAGGACGTGCAGGCGCTGGCCCGCCGCCTCGACAAGGTCCCGGTGGTCGCGGCCGACCGGGCCGGGTTCATCGCCAACGCGCTGCTGTTCGGTTACCTGAATCACGCGGTCTCCATGGTCGAGTCGAAGTACGCGACCCGTGAGGACGTCGACGCCGCGATGCGGCTCGGCTGCGGCTACCCGATGGGCCCGCTCGCGCTGCTCGACCTGATCGGCCTCGACACGGCGTACGAGATCCTCGACACGATGTACAAGCAGGGCCGCAACCGGCTGCACGCGCCGGCGCCGATCCTCAAGCAGATGGTCACCGCCGGGCTGCTCGGCCGGAAGACCGGGCGCGGCTTCTACACCTACGAGGCGCCGGACTCGCCGGTCGTCGTCGACGACGAGCACACCCCGGTGCGGAACGGTGACGAGGTCGCCGTCCGCCCGGTCAAGCAGGTCGGCGTGGTCGGCTCCGGGACGATGGCGGTCGGCATCGTCGAGGTGCTCGCGAAGGCCGGGTACGACGTCCTGTACGTCGCCCGCGGCACCGAGAAGGTCGACCGGGTCCGCAGTGTGCTGGAGCGCTCGCTGGAGAAGGGCGTCCAGCGCGGCAAGCTGTCGTCCGAGGAGCGGGACGCGGCGCTGCGCCGGGTGACCGGTACGGCGAAGCTCGACGACCTGGCCGGTGTCGACCTGGTGATCGAGGCCGTGGTCGAGGAGCTGAGCGTCAAGCAGGCGCTGTTCGAGACGTTCGACGAGATCTGCAAGCCGGGCGCGATCCTGGCGACCACGACCTCGTCGCTGCCGGTGATCGACCTGGCGATGGCGACCAAGCGGCCGGCCGACGTGGTCGGGCTGCACTTCTTCAACCCGGCGCCGGTGATGCAGCTGGTCGAGGTCGTCAGCACGGTCAGCACCTCCGCCGAGGTCGCGGACACGGTGGCCGCGGTGGCTGTTGCCGCCGGCAAGCACCCGGTGCGGTGCGGCGACCGGGCCGGCTTCATCGTGAACGCGCTGCTGTTCCCGTACCTGAACGACGCGGTCCGGATGCTCGAGGCGCACTACTCCGGGGTCGACGACATCGACGCCGCGATGAAGCTCGGCTGCCGCCTCCCGATGGGCCCGTTCGAGCTCCTCGACGTGGTGGGCCTGGACGTCTCGCTGGCCATCCAGCGCACCCTGTATCTGGAGTTCCGCGAGCCCGGCTTCGCCCCGGCGCCGCTGCTGGAGCACCTGGTGACCGCGGGCTACCTCGGCCGCAAGACCGGCCGCGGTTTCCGCGACTACACCAGCTGA
- a CDS encoding M4 family metallopeptidase — translation MPRTRVLAAIAALALVIAGGSTATARQVATPQLRGGSIALSGADARAFVVPPGMVELWSARRAGGGTQTRYQQMVGNASVLGGQLTVLKDKAGRTDAVIGAYFPGLKAKNATTVSAASARGIAAKRVGSAGKWSSALRIDPRDGRLFHEVKSQRADQRWVQWVDAGTGAVKKQYDAVAHGDGVGVKGDTKQLDTLRIGGTYYLRSQDRRQETYDAQNKAVLPGTIMTDADDHWNFNLPTLRTPSQAPGVDAHYYAGVTDDFFGEVFGRNSIDDQGMTIVSTVHFANRYCNAFWNGEQMTYGDGDNKTCLPLSGGLDVVGHELTHGVTEFTSNLIYEDESGALNEAFSDMMGNTIEFYAAAKGLDPAGSPDWLIGEDVILSPDIRPGFRNMADPQEDADPDHYSEFIVTEADNGGVHSNSGIPNHAYYLAVNGGKNAGCAGSLSGHKHTADCDVTVPAMGLNTARSVFYQAFTSLPEFANFCDARNATAAVGGAAGSAAWAAVGVHAGCTPATPPPPPCVGDPDAEIPFESPHPYGNNGDCTWTYDNGAAGFAFHFSLLDTEKDFDYVIVYDGNGNELARYTGLDRNGLTSPCIPTSTGSVRLLTDPAVTAQGFIVDAVVAC, via the coding sequence ATGCCCCGAACCCGTGTCCTGGCCGCGATCGCGGCCCTCGCACTCGTCATCGCCGGCGGTTCCACCGCGACTGCCCGGCAGGTGGCCACACCACAGCTCCGCGGCGGCTCGATCGCCCTGTCCGGAGCCGATGCGCGCGCCTTCGTCGTACCGCCCGGAATGGTCGAGCTGTGGTCCGCCCGGCGCGCCGGCGGCGGAACCCAGACGCGCTACCAGCAGATGGTCGGCAACGCCTCGGTGCTCGGCGGCCAGCTGACCGTCCTGAAGGACAAGGCCGGCCGTACCGACGCCGTGATCGGTGCCTACTTCCCGGGCCTCAAGGCCAAGAACGCCACCACGGTGTCCGCCGCGAGCGCCCGCGGCATCGCGGCCAAGCGGGTCGGCAGCGCCGGCAAGTGGTCGTCCGCGCTGCGGATCGACCCGCGCGACGGCCGGCTGTTCCACGAGGTCAAGAGCCAGCGGGCCGACCAGCGCTGGGTGCAGTGGGTCGACGCCGGCACCGGCGCGGTCAAGAAGCAGTACGACGCCGTGGCGCACGGCGACGGGGTCGGCGTGAAGGGCGACACCAAGCAGCTCGACACGCTCCGGATCGGCGGCACGTACTACCTGCGCTCGCAGGACCGCCGGCAGGAGACGTACGACGCGCAGAACAAGGCGGTGCTGCCCGGCACGATCATGACCGACGCCGACGACCACTGGAACTTCAACCTGCCGACGCTCCGGACGCCGAGCCAGGCGCCCGGCGTGGACGCGCACTACTACGCGGGCGTCACCGACGACTTCTTCGGTGAGGTCTTCGGGCGTAACAGCATCGACGACCAGGGCATGACGATCGTGTCGACGGTGCACTTCGCCAACCGGTACTGCAACGCGTTCTGGAACGGCGAGCAGATGACGTACGGCGACGGCGACAACAAGACCTGCCTGCCGTTGTCCGGCGGTCTCGACGTGGTCGGGCACGAGCTCACCCACGGCGTCACCGAGTTCACCTCGAACCTGATCTACGAGGACGAATCCGGGGCGCTGAACGAGGCCTTCAGCGACATGATGGGCAACACGATCGAGTTCTACGCGGCGGCGAAGGGGCTCGACCCGGCCGGCTCGCCGGACTGGCTGATCGGTGAGGACGTCATCCTCTCGCCGGACATCCGGCCCGGGTTCCGGAACATGGCCGACCCGCAGGAGGACGCGGACCCGGACCACTACAGCGAGTTCATCGTCACCGAGGCCGACAACGGCGGCGTGCACTCGAACAGCGGCATCCCGAACCACGCCTACTACCTGGCGGTCAACGGCGGCAAGAACGCGGGGTGTGCGGGCAGCCTGAGCGGGCACAAGCACACGGCCGACTGCGACGTGACGGTGCCGGCGATGGGCCTGAACACCGCGCGGTCGGTGTTCTACCAGGCGTTCACCAGCCTGCCGGAGTTCGCGAACTTCTGCGACGCGCGCAACGCCACCGCGGCCGTCGGCGGCGCCGCCGGTTCCGCCGCGTGGGCCGCCGTGGGGGTGCACGCCGGATGTACGCCGGCCACGCCGCCTCCGCCGCCGTGCGTGGGTGACCCCGACGCCGAGATCCCGTTCGAGTCGCCGCACCCGTACGGCAACAACGGCGACTGCACGTGGACGTACGACAACGGCGCCGCCGGGTTCGCGTTCCACTTCAGCCTGCTCGACACGGAGAAGGACTTCGACTACGTGATCGTGTACGACGGCAACGGCAACGAGCTCGCGCGCTACACCGGGCTCGACCGCAACGGCCTCACGTCACCGTGTATCCCGACGTCCACCGGGTCGGTCCGCCTGCTCACCGACCCGGCCGTCACCGCGCAGGGCTTCATCGTGGACGCGGTGGTCGCCTGCTGA
- a CDS encoding zeta toxin family protein encodes MIGSTRLDLTLHEAQSVLARRLAQITPAEPPVRSPGQRPLVVLIGGPPGSGKSTTQWLLQASLGPSVAVYDFDDDITAHPRYDAIMRSRGMRAGDEIAQHLPRGMMVRCLERLRRGEPRYDVIASAPLHRVPLATNWADGFRAVDYRVALVYVTTHEANCRLGRASRYQQAVDDTGIGRWVRPELGDLGYRLVPDTAQEIESLAAVDDLYVVDRDGYVLYENHRGGDGRMPEPWLVKHAILAERNRPPTPAEHEQFLATAVPLLDRGDELAAPVIHEVRTAMAQHEARGPAQPRGREVGDRLGARVEDLRRITTAGLAAPSAIGSRGPGSSGGSRGVGSARSGPGHALDR; translated from the coding sequence ATGATCGGGAGCACCCGGCTCGACCTGACGCTGCACGAGGCGCAGTCGGTGCTCGCCCGGCGGCTTGCTCAGATCACACCCGCGGAACCGCCGGTGCGGTCGCCCGGGCAGCGCCCGCTGGTGGTGCTGATCGGCGGCCCGCCGGGCTCCGGCAAGTCGACCACGCAGTGGCTCCTGCAGGCGTCGCTCGGCCCGTCGGTCGCGGTGTACGACTTCGACGACGACATCACGGCACATCCCCGGTACGACGCGATCATGCGGTCCCGGGGGATGCGGGCCGGCGACGAGATCGCGCAGCACCTGCCGCGCGGCATGATGGTGCGCTGCCTCGAACGCCTCCGCCGCGGCGAGCCGCGGTACGACGTGATCGCCAGCGCCCCGCTCCACCGGGTCCCGCTGGCGACGAACTGGGCCGACGGGTTCCGCGCCGTCGACTATCGCGTGGCACTTGTGTACGTCACGACGCACGAGGCCAACTGCCGGCTCGGCCGGGCGAGCCGGTACCAGCAGGCGGTCGACGACACGGGCATCGGCCGGTGGGTGCGCCCCGAACTCGGCGACCTGGGTTACCGGCTGGTGCCGGACACCGCCCAGGAGATCGAGTCCCTGGCGGCCGTCGACGACCTGTACGTCGTCGACCGGGACGGCTACGTCCTGTACGAGAACCACCGCGGCGGCGACGGGCGGATGCCGGAACCGTGGCTGGTCAAGCACGCGATCCTTGCCGAGCGCAACCGTCCGCCGACGCCCGCCGAACACGAGCAGTTCCTCGCCACCGCCGTACCGCTGCTGGACCGCGGCGACGAGTTGGCGGCACCGGTCATCCACGAGGTCCGGACCGCGATGGCACAGCACGAGGCGCGGGGCCCGGCGCAGCCTCGCGGACGGGAGGTTGGGGATCGACTCGGGGCGCGGGTCGAGGACCTGCGCCGGATCACCACCGCCGGCCTCGCCGCCCCGAGCGCCATCGGGTCGCGCGGGCCGGGGTCGTCGGGTGGGTCGCGTGGCGTGGGGTCTGCGCGGTCCGGGCCTGGACACGCCCTGGATCGCTGA